The following are from one region of the Cupriavidus sp. D39 genome:
- a CDS encoding nucleotidyl transferase AbiEii/AbiGii toxin family protein gives MVRHLYDVEQLIAARPELAADAEALAKLVQSAIAKDRADFANQHPQFVADPGGEPRRALEFAKASEELADQYARFVGDMVYADPARVPAYTQALGAFKATLARTLDLVAPAAATTPEPEPQAPVPKKPPRGPEG, from the coding sequence TTGGTCCGCCACCTCTATGACGTCGAGCAGCTGATCGCCGCTCGCCCCGAGCTGGCGGCCGACGCGGAGGCTCTTGCAAAGCTGGTTCAATCGGCGATCGCCAAGGACCGCGCCGACTTCGCCAACCAACACCCGCAGTTCGTGGCCGACCCCGGCGGCGAACCGCGCCGCGCGCTGGAGTTCGCCAAAGCGAGCGAGGAGTTGGCCGACCAATACGCACGCTTCGTCGGCGACATGGTCTACGCCGACCCTGCCCGCGTCCCGGCCTACACGCAAGCCCTTGGGGCATTCAAAGCGACCCTCGCCAGGACCCTGGATCTGGTAGCGCCAGCGGCAGCAACGACGCCGGAGCCTGAGCCCCAGGCGCCGGTGCCCAAGAAGCCCCCGCGCGGCCCAGAGGGCTGA
- a CDS encoding EthD family reductase translates to MAKLVVLYKKPADTAAFDSYYFSTHVPIAKKIAGLRRYEVSSDPVTSPAGDSPFHLVAVLSFDSLAALQQAMASPEGAAAAADVANFAQAGVDMLIFDTKEV, encoded by the coding sequence ATGGCAAAGCTAGTGGTGTTATACAAGAAGCCTGCGGACACGGCCGCGTTCGATTCATATTACTTCTCGACCCATGTTCCGATCGCCAAAAAGATCGCCGGCCTGCGACGCTACGAGGTCAGCAGCGACCCGGTTACAAGCCCGGCCGGCGATTCGCCATTTCACCTGGTTGCGGTGCTGAGCTTCGATTCGCTGGCGGCGCTCCAGCAGGCAATGGCTTCGCCTGAGGGCGCAGCCGCAGCAGCTGACGTGGCCAATTTTGCCCAGGCCGGCGTTGACATGCTCATATTCGACACGAAGGAAGTTTAG
- a CDS encoding H-NS family nucleoid-associated regulatory protein: protein MATEIERADAIRWIRAQMLECGLTMDELEAAGCFAPPPSPRSVCYRNAEGLSWDGTGEMPDWLRRAVNAGQTVEFFRVG from the coding sequence ATGGCAACGGAAATTGAGCGGGCGGACGCGATCCGCTGGATCCGGGCGCAGATGCTCGAGTGCGGGCTGACGATGGACGAGTTGGAGGCGGCCGGGTGCTTTGCGCCGCCGCCGAGCCCGCGCTCGGTCTGTTACCGCAATGCCGAGGGGCTGAGCTGGGACGGGACGGGCGAGATGCCGGACTGGCTGCGGCGGGCGGTCAATGCGGGGCAGACGGTAGAGTTTTTCCGCGTCGGGTAG